A single region of the Xylanibacillus composti genome encodes:
- a CDS encoding N-acetylmuramoyl-L-alanine amidase, translating into MRKFPLIWFILAALVCVFPTTASASNSDLTLYVDGEKQELLHPLLFEGQHVYIAVDAAAKQFSLKGESQTAAELTISGTTYRFQEDERTAAHGQSQSEMKAPALVRENTFYVPLSFVADKLSMRLSWDAWTRSASLYKKSNPVSTPAEKPSAPAIVQDSKVIGAGNKPSVPGELSRLKAVKLEGGRLSVQTSSPVDVQPLYLSDPAGSIPDRLVLDVPYAVLEEQIGSEGTGSIDHPLVSQVRYAQFSHDPSIVRIVLDLKQPVAFQVETGAENGFAVSLQNNEGAGNAVYRVVIDAGHGGKDPGATGLSKREEKEFNLNVAKKVQAVLANYPQVSVRMTRDDDTFISLDDRVKLANEWPADVFVSIHANTFERPISGTETYFWNDNSKTFADLIHKRLIETSGFEDRGVRKTAFKVIRETEMPAVLLEIGYLTNAEQEKILLDNSFQDKIALTIANSILEYFNQR; encoded by the coding sequence TTGCGCAAATTTCCGCTCATATGGTTCATCTTGGCAGCGCTGGTCTGTGTATTCCCAACAACTGCATCTGCATCAAACTCGGATTTGACGCTCTATGTGGACGGCGAAAAGCAGGAGCTGCTGCATCCGCTTTTATTTGAAGGTCAGCATGTGTACATAGCTGTTGATGCAGCGGCAAAACAGTTTTCGCTGAAAGGGGAATCCCAGACAGCAGCGGAGCTTACAATCTCGGGCACTACATATCGCTTTCAAGAAGATGAACGAACAGCGGCGCATGGCCAGTCCCAGTCCGAGATGAAAGCGCCGGCGCTGGTAAGAGAGAACACTTTCTATGTTCCTCTCAGCTTCGTTGCGGATAAGCTGAGCATGCGGCTAAGCTGGGACGCCTGGACAAGATCGGCCAGCCTGTACAAAAAATCGAATCCGGTCTCAACGCCAGCGGAGAAACCCAGCGCGCCTGCCATCGTGCAGGATTCGAAGGTGATAGGTGCTGGAAATAAGCCTTCTGTTCCAGGTGAGCTTTCTCGACTGAAGGCCGTCAAGCTGGAGGGAGGACGGCTGTCTGTCCAAACCAGCAGTCCGGTTGATGTGCAGCCGCTCTATCTGTCTGATCCTGCCGGGTCCATTCCGGATCGGCTGGTGCTGGACGTGCCTTATGCTGTCCTGGAAGAACAGATCGGCAGCGAGGGAACCGGCAGCATCGATCACCCGCTGGTGAGTCAAGTACGGTATGCGCAATTTAGTCACGATCCTTCCATTGTAAGGATCGTGCTCGATCTGAAACAGCCGGTTGCCTTTCAGGTGGAAACGGGAGCGGAGAACGGCTTCGCCGTCTCGCTTCAGAACAATGAAGGCGCCGGTAATGCCGTGTATCGAGTAGTCATTGATGCGGGCCACGGCGGCAAGGATCCGGGCGCAACCGGACTTAGCAAGAGAGAGGAAAAGGAATTCAACCTGAATGTCGCGAAGAAAGTACAGGCAGTTCTGGCCAACTATCCGCAAGTGAGCGTGAGGATGACCAGGGATGACGACACCTTCATCAGTCTCGATGACCGGGTGAAGCTTGCCAATGAATGGCCTGCCGATGTGTTTGTATCGATTCATGCCAATACATTCGAGCGGCCGATATCCGGAACCGAAACGTATTTTTGGAATGACAACAGCAAAACATTCGCTGATCTGATCCATAAGCGTCTGATCGAAACATCGGGATTCGAGGACAGAGGCGTCCGCAAAACCGCATTCAAGGTTATACGAGAAACCGAGATGCCTGCGGTATTGCTGGAAATTGGCTATCTGACGAATGCGGAGCAGGAGAAGATACTGCTGGATAACTCATTCCAGGACAAGATCGCCCTTACGATTGCCAACAGCATCCTGGAATATTTCAATCAACGATAA